In Antennarius striatus isolate MH-2024 chromosome 10, ASM4005453v1, whole genome shotgun sequence, one DNA window encodes the following:
- the tmem216 gene encoding transmembrane protein 216 isoform X1 produces MSSSTRLPRRSSVALQVLLLLNSVYFAAFYLAEILMFLYKGILLPYPSHTLVLDVVLLLLFLGLETLRIFYGWRGNLCERSLASCVSLFLLGACASLAIYYLLLQTFVLRLEVVLSAVLLCFYSLEFLLGGFSVLAFSRSKVF; encoded by the exons ATGTCGTCCTCCACTCGTCTTCCTCGGCGTTCCTCCGTCGCTCTGcaggttctcctcctcctcaacagCGTCTACTTTGCAGCGTTCTACCTGGCAGAGATCCTGATGTTCCTCTATAAAG GGATCCTGCTGCCCTACCCGTCACACACTCTGGTTCTGGATGTGgttctgctgctcctcttcctcggtcTGGAGACTCTCAGGATCTTTTATG GCTGGAGGGGGAACCTGTGCGAGCGCTCGCTGGCCTCCTGTGTGTCGCTCTTCCTCCTGGGCGCCTGTGCCTCGCTGGCCATCTACTACCTGCTGCTGCAGACCTTCGTCCTGCGGCTGGAGGTCGTCCTCAGCGCCGTCCTGCTCTGCTTCTACAGCCTGGAGTTCCTGCTGGGGGGCTTCTCGGTGTTGGccttctccag GTCCAAAGTGTTCTGA
- the tmem216 gene encoding transmembrane protein 216 isoform X2 has product MSSSTRLPRRSSVALQVLLLLNSVYFAAFYLAEILMFLYKGILLPYPSHTLVLDVVLLLLFLGLETLRIFYGWRGNLCERSLASCVSLFLLGACASLAIYYLLLQTFVLRLEVVLSAVLLCFYSLEFLLGGFSVLAFSR; this is encoded by the exons ATGTCGTCCTCCACTCGTCTTCCTCGGCGTTCCTCCGTCGCTCTGcaggttctcctcctcctcaacagCGTCTACTTTGCAGCGTTCTACCTGGCAGAGATCCTGATGTTCCTCTATAAAG GGATCCTGCTGCCCTACCCGTCACACACTCTGGTTCTGGATGTGgttctgctgctcctcttcctcggtcTGGAGACTCTCAGGATCTTTTATG GCTGGAGGGGGAACCTGTGCGAGCGCTCGCTGGCCTCCTGTGTGTCGCTCTTCCTCCTGGGCGCCTGTGCCTCGCTGGCCATCTACTACCTGCTGCTGCAGACCTTCGTCCTGCGGCTGGAGGTCGTCCTCAGCGCCGTCCTGCTCTGCTTCTACAGCCTGGAGTTCCTGCTGGGGGGCTTCTCGGTGTTGGccttctccaggtga